The Ovis canadensis isolate MfBH-ARS-UI-01 breed Bighorn chromosome 13, ARS-UI_OviCan_v2, whole genome shotgun sequence genome includes a region encoding these proteins:
- the RBM39 gene encoding RNA-binding protein 39 isoform X6: MQLAARIRPRDLEEFFSTVGKVRDVRMISDRNSRRSKGIAYVEFVDVSSVPLAIGLTGQRVLGVPIIVQASQAEKNRAAAMANNLQKGSAGPMRLYVGSLHFNITEDMLRGIFEPFGRIESIQLMMDSETGRSKGYGFITFSDSECAKKALEQLNGFELAGRPMKVGHVTERTDASSASSFLDSDELERTGIDLGTTGRLQLMARLAEGTGLQIPPAAQQALQMSGSLAFGAVADLQTRLSQQTEASALAAAASVQPLATQCFQLSNMFNPQTEEEVGWDTEIKDDVIEECNKHGGVIHIYVDKNSAQGNVYVKCPSIAAAIAAVNALHGRWFAGKMITAAYVPLPTYHNLFPDSMTATQLLVPSRR; the protein is encoded by the exons ATGCAGCTGGCAGCAAGAATTCGGCCAAGGGATTTGGAAGAGTTTTTCTCTACAGTTGGGAAG gtTCGTGATGTGAGGATGATTTCTGACAGAAATTCAAGACGTTCCAAAGGAATTGCTTATGTGGAGTTTGTTGATGTTAGCTCAGTGCCTCTAGCAATAGGATTAACTGGTCAGCGGGTTTTAGGAGTGCCGATCATAGTACAAGCATCACAG GCAGAAAAAAACAGAGCTGCAGCAATGGCAAACAATCTACAAAAGGGAAGTGCTGGACCTATGAGGCTTTATGTGGGCTCGTTGCACTTTAACATAACTGAAGATATGCTTCGAGGGATTTTTGAGCCATTTGGAAGG attGAAAGTATCCAGCTCATGATGGATAGTGAAACAGGTCGATCCAAGGGATATGGATTTATTACG TTTTCTGATTCAGAATGTGCCAAGAAAGCTTTGGAACAACTTAATGGATTTGAGCTAGCGGGAAGGCCCATGAAAGTTGGTCATGTTACTGAACGTACTGATGCTTCCAGTGCTAGCTCATTTTTGGACAGTGATGAACTGGAAAGGACTGGAATTGACTTGGGAACAACTGGTCGTCTCCAGTTAATGGCAAGACTTGCAGAGG GCACAGGTTTGCAGATCCCGCCAGCAGCACAGCAAGCTTTGCAAATGAGTGGCTCTTTGGCATTTGGTGCTGTGGCAG atttgCAAACAAGACTTTCCCAACAGACTGAAG cttcagcattagctGCAGCTGCCTCTGTTCAACCTCTGGCAACACAATGTTTCCAACTCTCTAACATGTTTAATCCTCAAAC AGAAGAAGAAGTTGGATGGGATACAGAGATTAAAGACGATGTGATTGAAGAATGTAATAAACATGGAGGAGTTATTCATATTTATGTTGACAAAAATTCAGCTCAG gGCAATGTGTATGTGAAGTGCCCATCAATTGCTGCAGCCATTGCTGCTGTCAATGCGTTGCATGGCAGGTGGTTTGCGG GTAAAATGATAACAGCAGCATATGTACCTCTTCCAACTTATCACAACCTCTTCCCTGATTCTATGACGGCAACACAACTACTGGTTCCAAGTAGACGATGA
- the RBM39 gene encoding RNA-binding protein 39 isoform X4 yields MADDIDIEAMLEAPYKKDENKLSSANGHEERSKKRKKSKSRSRSHERKRSKSKERKRSRDRERKKSKSRERKRSRSKERRRSRSRSRDRRFRGRYRSPYRRRSRSKSPFRKDKSPVREPIDNLTPEERDARTVFCMQLAARIRPRDLEEFFSTVGKVRDVRMISDRNSRRSKGIAYVEFVDVSSVPLAIGLTGQRVLGVPIIVQASQAEKNRAAAMANNLQKGSAGPMRLYVGSLHFNITEDMLRGIFEPFGRIESIQLMMDSETGRSKGYGFITFSDSECAKKALEQLNGFELAGRPMKVGHVTERTDASSASSFLDSDELERTGIDLGTTGRLQLMARLAEGTGLQIPPAAQQALQMSGSLAFGAVADLQTRLSQQTEASALAAAASVQPLATQCFQLSNMFNPQTEEEVGWDTEIKDDVIEECNKHGGVIHIYVDKNSAQGNVYVKCPSIAAAIAAVNALHGRWFAGKMITAAYVPLPTYHNLFPDSMTATQLLVPSRR; encoded by the exons GATGAGAACAAGTTGAGCAGTGCTAACGGCCATGAAGAACGTAGCAAAAA gaggaaaaaaagcaagagCAGAAGTCGTAGTCATGAacgaaaaagaagcaaaagtaaGGAACGGAAGCGAAGTAGagatagagaaaggaaaaagagcaaaAGCCGTGAAAGGAAGCGAAGTAGAAGCAAAGAAAGGAGACGGAGCCGATCAAGAAGTCGAGATCGCAGATTCAGAGGCCGCTACAGAAGTCCTTA CAGACGACGTTCTCGAAGCAAAAGTCCATTCAGAAAAGACAAGAGCCCTGTGAG GGAACCTATTGATAATCTCACTCCTGAGGAAAGAGATGCAAGGACTGTTTTCTGTATGCAGCTGGCAGCAAGAATTCGGCCAAGGGATTTGGAAGAGTTTTTCTCTACAGTTGGGAAG gtTCGTGATGTGAGGATGATTTCTGACAGAAATTCAAGACGTTCCAAAGGAATTGCTTATGTGGAGTTTGTTGATGTTAGCTCAGTGCCTCTAGCAATAGGATTAACTGGTCAGCGGGTTTTAGGAGTGCCGATCATAGTACAAGCATCACAG GCAGAAAAAAACAGAGCTGCAGCAATGGCAAACAATCTACAAAAGGGAAGTGCTGGACCTATGAGGCTTTATGTGGGCTCGTTGCACTTTAACATAACTGAAGATATGCTTCGAGGGATTTTTGAGCCATTTGGAAGG attGAAAGTATCCAGCTCATGATGGATAGTGAAACAGGTCGATCCAAGGGATATGGATTTATTACG TTTTCTGATTCAGAATGTGCCAAGAAAGCTTTGGAACAACTTAATGGATTTGAGCTAGCGGGAAGGCCCATGAAAGTTGGTCATGTTACTGAACGTACTGATGCTTCCAGTGCTAGCTCATTTTTGGACAGTGATGAACTGGAAAGGACTGGAATTGACTTGGGAACAACTGGTCGTCTCCAGTTAATGGCAAGACTTGCAGAGG GCACAGGTTTGCAGATCCCGCCAGCAGCACAGCAAGCTTTGCAAATGAGTGGCTCTTTGGCATTTGGTGCTGTGGCAG atttgCAAACAAGACTTTCCCAACAGACTGAAG cttcagcattagctGCAGCTGCCTCTGTTCAACCTCTGGCAACACAATGTTTCCAACTCTCTAACATGTTTAATCCTCAAAC AGAAGAAGAAGTTGGATGGGATACAGAGATTAAAGACGATGTGATTGAAGAATGTAATAAACATGGAGGAGTTATTCATATTTATGTTGACAAAAATTCAGCTCAG gGCAATGTGTATGTGAAGTGCCCATCAATTGCTGCAGCCATTGCTGCTGTCAATGCGTTGCATGGCAGGTGGTTTGCGG GTAAAATGATAACAGCAGCATATGTACCTCTTCCAACTTATCACAACCTCTTCCCTGATTCTATGACGGCAACACAACTACTGGTTCCAAGTAGACGATGA
- the RBM39 gene encoding RNA-binding protein 39 isoform X2 — MADDIDIEAMLEAPYKKDENKLSSANGHEERSKKRKKSKSRSRSHERKRSKSKERKRSRDRERKKSKSRERKRSRSKERRRSRSRSRDRRFRGRYRSPYSGPKFNSAIRGKIGLPHSIKLSRRRSRSKSPFRKDKSPVREPIDNLTPEERDARTVFCMQLAARIRPRDLEEFFSTVGKVRDVRMISDRNSRRSKGIAYVEFVDVSSVPLAIGLTGQRVLGVPIIVQASQAEKNRAAAMANNLQKGSAGPMRLYVGSLHFNITEDMLRGIFEPFGRIESIQLMMDSETGRSKGYGFITFSDSECAKKALEQLNGFELAGRPMKVGHVTERTDASSASSFLDSDELERTGIDLGTTGRLQLMARLAEGTGLQIPPAAQQALQMSGSLAFGAVADLQTRLSQQTEASALAAAASVQPLATQCFQLSNMFNPQTEEEVGWDTEIKDDVIEECNKHGGVIHIYVDKNSAQGNVYVKCPSIAAAIAAVNALHGRWFAGKMITAAYVPLPTYHNLFPDSMTATQLLVPSRR; from the exons GATGAGAACAAGTTGAGCAGTGCTAACGGCCATGAAGAACGTAGCAAAAA gaggaaaaaaagcaagagCAGAAGTCGTAGTCATGAacgaaaaagaagcaaaagtaaGGAACGGAAGCGAAGTAGagatagagaaaggaaaaagagcaaaAGCCGTGAAAGGAAGCGAAGTAGAAGCAAAGAAAGGAGACGGAGCCGATCAAGAAGTCGAGATCGCAGATTCAGAGGCCGCTACAGAAGTCCTTA cTCCGGACCAAAATTTAACAGTGCCATCCGAGGAAAGATTGGGTTGCCTCATAGCATCAAATTAAG CAGACGACGTTCTCGAAGCAAAAGTCCATTCAGAAAAGACAAGAGCCCTGTGAG GGAACCTATTGATAATCTCACTCCTGAGGAAAGAGATGCAAGGACTGTTTTCTGTATGCAGCTGGCAGCAAGAATTCGGCCAAGGGATTTGGAAGAGTTTTTCTCTACAGTTGGGAAG gtTCGTGATGTGAGGATGATTTCTGACAGAAATTCAAGACGTTCCAAAGGAATTGCTTATGTGGAGTTTGTTGATGTTAGCTCAGTGCCTCTAGCAATAGGATTAACTGGTCAGCGGGTTTTAGGAGTGCCGATCATAGTACAAGCATCACAG GCAGAAAAAAACAGAGCTGCAGCAATGGCAAACAATCTACAAAAGGGAAGTGCTGGACCTATGAGGCTTTATGTGGGCTCGTTGCACTTTAACATAACTGAAGATATGCTTCGAGGGATTTTTGAGCCATTTGGAAGG attGAAAGTATCCAGCTCATGATGGATAGTGAAACAGGTCGATCCAAGGGATATGGATTTATTACG TTTTCTGATTCAGAATGTGCCAAGAAAGCTTTGGAACAACTTAATGGATTTGAGCTAGCGGGAAGGCCCATGAAAGTTGGTCATGTTACTGAACGTACTGATGCTTCCAGTGCTAGCTCATTTTTGGACAGTGATGAACTGGAAAGGACTGGAATTGACTTGGGAACAACTGGTCGTCTCCAGTTAATGGCAAGACTTGCAGAGG GCACAGGTTTGCAGATCCCGCCAGCAGCACAGCAAGCTTTGCAAATGAGTGGCTCTTTGGCATTTGGTGCTGTGGCAG atttgCAAACAAGACTTTCCCAACAGACTGAAG cttcagcattagctGCAGCTGCCTCTGTTCAACCTCTGGCAACACAATGTTTCCAACTCTCTAACATGTTTAATCCTCAAAC AGAAGAAGAAGTTGGATGGGATACAGAGATTAAAGACGATGTGATTGAAGAATGTAATAAACATGGAGGAGTTATTCATATTTATGTTGACAAAAATTCAGCTCAG gGCAATGTGTATGTGAAGTGCCCATCAATTGCTGCAGCCATTGCTGCTGTCAATGCGTTGCATGGCAGGTGGTTTGCGG GTAAAATGATAACAGCAGCATATGTACCTCTTCCAACTTATCACAACCTCTTCCCTGATTCTATGACGGCAACACAACTACTGGTTCCAAGTAGACGATGA
- the ROMO1 gene encoding reactive oxygen species modulator 1: MPVAVGPYGQSQPSCFDRVKMGFVMGCAVGMAAGALFGTFSCLRIGMRGRELMGGIGKTMMQSGGTFGTFMAIGMGIRC, from the exons ATGCCGGTGGCCGTGGGTCCCTATGGACAGTCCCAGCCAAGCTGCTTCGACCGCGTGAAGATGGGCTTCGTGATGGGTTGCGCCGTGGGCATGGCGGCGGGGGCGCTCTTCGGCACCTTTTCCTGTCTCAG GATTGGAATGCGGGGTCGGGAGCTGATGGGCGGCATCGGAAAAACCATGATGCAGAGTGGCGGCACCTTTGGCACATTCATGGCCATCGGGATGGGCATCCGATGCTAA
- the RBM39 gene encoding RNA-binding protein 39 isoform X5, whose translation MQLAARIRPRDLEEFFSTVGKVRDVRMISDRNSRRSKGIAYVEFVDVSSVPLAIGLTGQRVLGVPIIVQASQAEKNRAAAMANNLQKGSAGPMRLYVGSLHFNITEDMLRGIFEPFGRIESIQLMMDSETGRSKGYGFITFSDSECAKKALEQLNGFELAGRPMKVGHVTERTDASSASSFLDSDELERTGIDLGTTGRLQLMARLAEGTGLQIPPAAQQALQMSGSLAFGAVAEFSFVIDLQTRLSQQTEASALAAAASVQPLATQCFQLSNMFNPQTEEEVGWDTEIKDDVIEECNKHGGVIHIYVDKNSAQGNVYVKCPSIAAAIAAVNALHGRWFAGKMITAAYVPLPTYHNLFPDSMTATQLLVPSRR comes from the exons ATGCAGCTGGCAGCAAGAATTCGGCCAAGGGATTTGGAAGAGTTTTTCTCTACAGTTGGGAAG gtTCGTGATGTGAGGATGATTTCTGACAGAAATTCAAGACGTTCCAAAGGAATTGCTTATGTGGAGTTTGTTGATGTTAGCTCAGTGCCTCTAGCAATAGGATTAACTGGTCAGCGGGTTTTAGGAGTGCCGATCATAGTACAAGCATCACAG GCAGAAAAAAACAGAGCTGCAGCAATGGCAAACAATCTACAAAAGGGAAGTGCTGGACCTATGAGGCTTTATGTGGGCTCGTTGCACTTTAACATAACTGAAGATATGCTTCGAGGGATTTTTGAGCCATTTGGAAGG attGAAAGTATCCAGCTCATGATGGATAGTGAAACAGGTCGATCCAAGGGATATGGATTTATTACG TTTTCTGATTCAGAATGTGCCAAGAAAGCTTTGGAACAACTTAATGGATTTGAGCTAGCGGGAAGGCCCATGAAAGTTGGTCATGTTACTGAACGTACTGATGCTTCCAGTGCTAGCTCATTTTTGGACAGTGATGAACTGGAAAGGACTGGAATTGACTTGGGAACAACTGGTCGTCTCCAGTTAATGGCAAGACTTGCAGAGG GCACAGGTTTGCAGATCCCGCCAGCAGCACAGCAAGCTTTGCAAATGAGTGGCTCTTTGGCATTTGGTGCTGTGGCAG aattctcttttgttatagatttgCAAACAAGACTTTCCCAACAGACTGAAG cttcagcattagctGCAGCTGCCTCTGTTCAACCTCTGGCAACACAATGTTTCCAACTCTCTAACATGTTTAATCCTCAAAC AGAAGAAGAAGTTGGATGGGATACAGAGATTAAAGACGATGTGATTGAAGAATGTAATAAACATGGAGGAGTTATTCATATTTATGTTGACAAAAATTCAGCTCAG gGCAATGTGTATGTGAAGTGCCCATCAATTGCTGCAGCCATTGCTGCTGTCAATGCGTTGCATGGCAGGTGGTTTGCGG GTAAAATGATAACAGCAGCATATGTACCTCTTCCAACTTATCACAACCTCTTCCCTGATTCTATGACGGCAACACAACTACTGGTTCCAAGTAGACGATGA
- the RBM39 gene encoding RNA-binding protein 39 isoform X1 has translation MADDIDIEAMLEAPYKKDENKLSSANGHEERSKKRKKSKSRSRSHERKRSKSKERKRSRDRERKKSKSRERKRSRSKERRRSRSRSRDRRFRGRYRSPYSGPKFNSAIRGKIGLPHSIKLSRRRSRSKSPFRKDKSPVREPIDNLTPEERDARTVFCMQLAARIRPRDLEEFFSTVGKVRDVRMISDRNSRRSKGIAYVEFVDVSSVPLAIGLTGQRVLGVPIIVQASQAEKNRAAAMANNLQKGSAGPMRLYVGSLHFNITEDMLRGIFEPFGRIESIQLMMDSETGRSKGYGFITFSDSECAKKALEQLNGFELAGRPMKVGHVTERTDASSASSFLDSDELERTGIDLGTTGRLQLMARLAEGTGLQIPPAAQQALQMSGSLAFGAVAEFSFVIDLQTRLSQQTEASALAAAASVQPLATQCFQLSNMFNPQTEEEVGWDTEIKDDVIEECNKHGGVIHIYVDKNSAQGNVYVKCPSIAAAIAAVNALHGRWFAGKMITAAYVPLPTYHNLFPDSMTATQLLVPSRR, from the exons GATGAGAACAAGTTGAGCAGTGCTAACGGCCATGAAGAACGTAGCAAAAA gaggaaaaaaagcaagagCAGAAGTCGTAGTCATGAacgaaaaagaagcaaaagtaaGGAACGGAAGCGAAGTAGagatagagaaaggaaaaagagcaaaAGCCGTGAAAGGAAGCGAAGTAGAAGCAAAGAAAGGAGACGGAGCCGATCAAGAAGTCGAGATCGCAGATTCAGAGGCCGCTACAGAAGTCCTTA cTCCGGACCAAAATTTAACAGTGCCATCCGAGGAAAGATTGGGTTGCCTCATAGCATCAAATTAAG CAGACGACGTTCTCGAAGCAAAAGTCCATTCAGAAAAGACAAGAGCCCTGTGAG GGAACCTATTGATAATCTCACTCCTGAGGAAAGAGATGCAAGGACTGTTTTCTGTATGCAGCTGGCAGCAAGAATTCGGCCAAGGGATTTGGAAGAGTTTTTCTCTACAGTTGGGAAG gtTCGTGATGTGAGGATGATTTCTGACAGAAATTCAAGACGTTCCAAAGGAATTGCTTATGTGGAGTTTGTTGATGTTAGCTCAGTGCCTCTAGCAATAGGATTAACTGGTCAGCGGGTTTTAGGAGTGCCGATCATAGTACAAGCATCACAG GCAGAAAAAAACAGAGCTGCAGCAATGGCAAACAATCTACAAAAGGGAAGTGCTGGACCTATGAGGCTTTATGTGGGCTCGTTGCACTTTAACATAACTGAAGATATGCTTCGAGGGATTTTTGAGCCATTTGGAAGG attGAAAGTATCCAGCTCATGATGGATAGTGAAACAGGTCGATCCAAGGGATATGGATTTATTACG TTTTCTGATTCAGAATGTGCCAAGAAAGCTTTGGAACAACTTAATGGATTTGAGCTAGCGGGAAGGCCCATGAAAGTTGGTCATGTTACTGAACGTACTGATGCTTCCAGTGCTAGCTCATTTTTGGACAGTGATGAACTGGAAAGGACTGGAATTGACTTGGGAACAACTGGTCGTCTCCAGTTAATGGCAAGACTTGCAGAGG GCACAGGTTTGCAGATCCCGCCAGCAGCACAGCAAGCTTTGCAAATGAGTGGCTCTTTGGCATTTGGTGCTGTGGCAG aattctcttttgttatagatttgCAAACAAGACTTTCCCAACAGACTGAAG cttcagcattagctGCAGCTGCCTCTGTTCAACCTCTGGCAACACAATGTTTCCAACTCTCTAACATGTTTAATCCTCAAAC AGAAGAAGAAGTTGGATGGGATACAGAGATTAAAGACGATGTGATTGAAGAATGTAATAAACATGGAGGAGTTATTCATATTTATGTTGACAAAAATTCAGCTCAG gGCAATGTGTATGTGAAGTGCCCATCAATTGCTGCAGCCATTGCTGCTGTCAATGCGTTGCATGGCAGGTGGTTTGCGG GTAAAATGATAACAGCAGCATATGTACCTCTTCCAACTTATCACAACCTCTTCCCTGATTCTATGACGGCAACACAACTACTGGTTCCAAGTAGACGATGA
- the RBM39 gene encoding RNA-binding protein 39 isoform X3 — MADDIDIEAMLEAPYKKDENKLSSANGHEERSKKRKKSKSRSRSHERKRSKSKERKRSRDRERKKSKSRERKRSRSKERRRSRSRSRDRRFRGRYRSPYRRRSRSKSPFRKDKSPVREPIDNLTPEERDARTVFCMQLAARIRPRDLEEFFSTVGKVRDVRMISDRNSRRSKGIAYVEFVDVSSVPLAIGLTGQRVLGVPIIVQASQAEKNRAAAMANNLQKGSAGPMRLYVGSLHFNITEDMLRGIFEPFGRIESIQLMMDSETGRSKGYGFITFSDSECAKKALEQLNGFELAGRPMKVGHVTERTDASSASSFLDSDELERTGIDLGTTGRLQLMARLAEGTGLQIPPAAQQALQMSGSLAFGAVAEFSFVIDLQTRLSQQTEASALAAAASVQPLATQCFQLSNMFNPQTEEEVGWDTEIKDDVIEECNKHGGVIHIYVDKNSAQGNVYVKCPSIAAAIAAVNALHGRWFAGKMITAAYVPLPTYHNLFPDSMTATQLLVPSRR; from the exons GATGAGAACAAGTTGAGCAGTGCTAACGGCCATGAAGAACGTAGCAAAAA gaggaaaaaaagcaagagCAGAAGTCGTAGTCATGAacgaaaaagaagcaaaagtaaGGAACGGAAGCGAAGTAGagatagagaaaggaaaaagagcaaaAGCCGTGAAAGGAAGCGAAGTAGAAGCAAAGAAAGGAGACGGAGCCGATCAAGAAGTCGAGATCGCAGATTCAGAGGCCGCTACAGAAGTCCTTA CAGACGACGTTCTCGAAGCAAAAGTCCATTCAGAAAAGACAAGAGCCCTGTGAG GGAACCTATTGATAATCTCACTCCTGAGGAAAGAGATGCAAGGACTGTTTTCTGTATGCAGCTGGCAGCAAGAATTCGGCCAAGGGATTTGGAAGAGTTTTTCTCTACAGTTGGGAAG gtTCGTGATGTGAGGATGATTTCTGACAGAAATTCAAGACGTTCCAAAGGAATTGCTTATGTGGAGTTTGTTGATGTTAGCTCAGTGCCTCTAGCAATAGGATTAACTGGTCAGCGGGTTTTAGGAGTGCCGATCATAGTACAAGCATCACAG GCAGAAAAAAACAGAGCTGCAGCAATGGCAAACAATCTACAAAAGGGAAGTGCTGGACCTATGAGGCTTTATGTGGGCTCGTTGCACTTTAACATAACTGAAGATATGCTTCGAGGGATTTTTGAGCCATTTGGAAGG attGAAAGTATCCAGCTCATGATGGATAGTGAAACAGGTCGATCCAAGGGATATGGATTTATTACG TTTTCTGATTCAGAATGTGCCAAGAAAGCTTTGGAACAACTTAATGGATTTGAGCTAGCGGGAAGGCCCATGAAAGTTGGTCATGTTACTGAACGTACTGATGCTTCCAGTGCTAGCTCATTTTTGGACAGTGATGAACTGGAAAGGACTGGAATTGACTTGGGAACAACTGGTCGTCTCCAGTTAATGGCAAGACTTGCAGAGG GCACAGGTTTGCAGATCCCGCCAGCAGCACAGCAAGCTTTGCAAATGAGTGGCTCTTTGGCATTTGGTGCTGTGGCAG aattctcttttgttatagatttgCAAACAAGACTTTCCCAACAGACTGAAG cttcagcattagctGCAGCTGCCTCTGTTCAACCTCTGGCAACACAATGTTTCCAACTCTCTAACATGTTTAATCCTCAAAC AGAAGAAGAAGTTGGATGGGATACAGAGATTAAAGACGATGTGATTGAAGAATGTAATAAACATGGAGGAGTTATTCATATTTATGTTGACAAAAATTCAGCTCAG gGCAATGTGTATGTGAAGTGCCCATCAATTGCTGCAGCCATTGCTGCTGTCAATGCGTTGCATGGCAGGTGGTTTGCGG GTAAAATGATAACAGCAGCATATGTACCTCTTCCAACTTATCACAACCTCTTCCCTGATTCTATGACGGCAACACAACTACTGGTTCCAAGTAGACGATGA